TGGGAGTCGGGCTGCCCGTAAACGCCCGATTGGTGAAGGCTAATAATCAGTGGGGGATGCCCCCCCCATTGATTAAAGTTTCACTTTATCTATCCTTATTACTCATAAGCATAAAAATATATGTTCAAATACTCAAGCGATTTTATAGTAATTTTAGCACCAGTTTATAAAAATTTAATGTTCCTATTTTACAGTTTAAATTAGGATACCGAATTGCTTACAAAAGGAGGTTGAAATTCCATGTTCAAAAAGACATTCAGTATGATATGTTGCGTAATTTTTTTACAAGGATGCTCGCAAGAACAAGTAGTAAAAAAGGAGATGACAAATATGGAGACTGCACTATTAGCAGCTACTGAAAAAAACGAAACAAACACTGTTATATCGTTACTCAAAAAAGGGGCTGACATAAATATAACGGACAATAAAGGACGTACTTCTCTTATGATTGCTACATACAAAAATGATGTAAAAACTGCCAAAGTTCTTATCGACGCTGGTGCTGACGTAAATATCCAAGATGATATGAAAAACAATCCATTTCTATACGCCGGTGCAGAAGGTTACTTGGACATTTTAAAACTAACGATTGATGCTGGTGCGGATCCAGCACTTACGAATCGTTACGGCGGAACAGCTCTTATTCCCGCGTCAGAACATGGCTATATTGATGTTATAAAAGAACTCCTTACTCGAACAAATATCGATGTAAACCATATAAATAACCTCGGATGGACAGCTTTAATGGAAGCCATCGTACTAAGTAATGGAGATGAAGCACAGCAACAAGTCATTCGCCTTCTTATTGAACATGGTGCTGATGTAAACATTCCCGACAACGATGGTGTTACCCCATTGCAACATGCCCGTGCTCATAACTTTGAAGAGATAGAGAAAATTTTGCTAAAAGGACGTAAGTAAAAAGCTAATTTTTGCCTTCCTCCCACGCCCTATGCTACATTTAACCCGTTACATCAATATTAATAGGGTGGGAATAAATATGAACAAACCTAGAATTGGAATGATTGGACTTGGAAGTATTGCACAAAAAGCCTATCTTCCAACACTTACAAAAGAAACAGATTGGAACTTTGTTGGGGCGTTTACACCTAACGCAGAGAAAAGAAAACAAATTTGCCAGCAATATCGTATTCAAGATTTTCATTCTATTGAAACATTAGCTTCGGAATGCGATGCAATCTTCGTTCATAGTTCGACTGCTACACATTATGAAATCGTTTCTGAACTTCTGAAAAAAGGAATCGATGTTTATGTTGATAAGCCGCTAGCTGCTACTACTGAGCAAGCAGAAAAACTAGTCGAAATGAGCGAAAAGTATAACCGAAAGTTAATGGTCGGATTTAATCGCCGATTCGTTCCTATGTATGTCGCTGCAAAAGAACAAGCTAATGATATTTCATGGATTCGAATTGAAAAGCACCGTACAAATAAGGTGGGACCATATACGTATGACTTTACTATGTTAGATGATTACTTACATATTGTAGATACTGCTCGCTGGTTAGCTAATGATGATCTTAGCGTCGTTCATAATATGGTGCAAACAAATGAAAAGAATGAACTTCTTTACGGACATCATACATATACAACCGCAAACGGGCTCTTACTTTCTACAGCGATGCACCGTCATGCTGGTACAAATTTAGAACAAATTGAACTTGTAACAACAGGGAAAATCATTCGCGTAAAAAATATGAACACATTTGAAGTTGAGCAGGAAAATTCAGTTTCACAGATTGGTTCACCATCATGGGATACGACGTTAAAACAGCGCGGTTTTGAAGATGCTGTTCATCATTTTATCGAATGTTTACACGGAGATACAAGGCCGCTAGTAGACGGATTAGAAGGATTAAAAACGCAGCAAATTCTCCAATCTCTACTGGACGATGTAAGCAAAAATTAAACGGATACATTTTTCAGAATTTACTTTCATTCCCATTTCCTCTTTATTTCTCTCACAAATTTCTATAGAATATGTTGATAGGAATTATAAATTTCATATTGAATCGTGGAAAGGATGGGATTGACACATGTGGAACGAGTTTAAAAAGTTCGCTTTAAAGGGAAACGTCATTGATCTAGCTGTCGGGGTTGTAATTGGTGCTGCATTCGGTAAAATCGTTAGTTCTTTAGTAAAAGATATCATTACACCATTAATCGGTTTATTAATGGGAGGAATTAACTTCACAGGATTAAAATTTACAGTAGGCGAGGCCTCTGTTAAATATGGTAACTTTATCCAAACGATATTTGACTTCCTAATTGTTGCATTTGCAATCTTCATTTTCGTTAAAGTCTTTAACAAAATGACTTTAAAAAGAGAAGAAGAAAAGAAAGAAGAACTTCCAGAACCAACAAAAGAAGAAGAAATTCTTAGCGAAATTCGCGACTTACTAAAACAACAAAACTCTTCTAAAGATAGAGCATAATTGAACGGATAAAAGGCATGCCCCTCTCGGGACATGCCTTTTTTATATGCTATAACGTTTCTGAATTCATATGAATAAATGCAATAATACCTGCAACCATAAGTACCATAATGCTACCTGCAAATAGTGTAATACCGATAAACATTAAACTCGTACTTAAATCTATCGAAATACTTTCAGTAAAAATTGAAACTACATACGTGATAAGGGCGATTCCTGCAAGAATACTTCCTGGAACAAATCGCTTTAAGCCATTTTGTTTTAACGTCATATATGCAAAAATAGCAGTCATGCAAAGCGTAATTATCCAAAGAACGATCATCTCTTCTCCCCCCTCACAAGCCTTTTCTTTCTATTATACATGACATTGCCCTATAATAGTTAAATTTGCACTTGTGTGACATATAACAAGGAATAACCCCAACTGTAGCGAATGTCTTATGCAGAATCCCAAATACATTACCATTATCAAAGCAACGTATTTACAATACCGGCTTCACTTATCGCGAGTATTGTTTATAAAGTAAAACATTCAGCATAAGGAGATTGATCTCATATGTACGCTGTAAAATTATTATTTGAATCTGTTCATTCAGGTGAACCTAATCCTAGTAAAATTGATGAACATTATGAAGAGAATCACGATACACTTTTTGAAGAAAGTATCATTCTCGTTAAGGCGAACACTTTAGAGGAAGCTCACGAGCTAGGTGAAAAGATAGCTCTACAGTCTGAAGATACGTACGATAATATGTACGATGTGCAAGTAACATGGCAGTTTCGAAAAGTGTTACATGTATTTGAATTAAATGATACGTCATTTGAGACAGGAACAGAATTGTACGCAAGATTTTTACATGTTAAGAAAAATGAAACTGTCGATACAGTAGTTAAACAATACTATCCTGAATACTAATAAGAGCTCACAGCTATCGCTGTGAGCTCTCTTATTCTTACTTCGTTGAATCTCTAAATTGGATACGGTGAGGTAAGATAACTGAGTGATCTTCTACTTTTTCTTTGTTCATGTATTTCGTTAGTAGACGCATTGCTACTGCACCGATATCATACATTGGTTGTACAACTGTCGAAAGCTGTGGGCGTACCATTAATGCAAGACGTGTGTTGTCAAAACCAAGCACTTCGATATCAGTTGGTACGTTTAATCCAGCGTCTTGTGCTGCGTGGATTACACCTAGTGCCATTTCATCAGAAGATACGAAGATTGCTGTTGGCTTTTCATCAATGCTCCAAAGTCTTTCAAACGCTTCTATACCTGAATCATATGTGTAATCTCCATCAATTATAAGATTTTCATCATATGAAATACCTGCTTCTTCTAAAGCTTTTTTATAACCTTGTAACTTCTTCGCGCTTCCTGCTTTATCAATGAAAGGACCAGAGACGAAACCGATACGTTTATGTCCTTGCTCAATAAAATGCTTCATTGCATCGTAAGCCGCTTGTGTATAATCAATATTTACTGATGACGTTTCATTTTGCTCATCAAATGACGCTGCTAATACAATTGGTACTGGAGATTTTTTGAACTCTTCAACGTGAATATCTGTAATATCTTCACCCATGAAAACAATCCCGTCCACTTGTTTCCCAAGCATCGTATTTAATAAGTGGAACTCCTTCTCTTTGTTCTGGTCAGAGTTACTTAAAATGATGTTATATTTGTACATTGTTGCGATATCTTCAATTCCACGAGCAAGTTCTGCATAAAACGTATTTGAGATATCAGGAATAATAACACCCACTGTAGTTGTCTTCTTACTTGCTAGTCCACGTGCTACCGCATTTGGGCGGTATCCTAAAAGATCAATTGCTTCTAATACTTTCTTTCTTGTTGTAGGCTTTACATTTGGGTTACCGTTCACAACACGTGATACGGTAGCCATTGAAACGTTTGCTTCGCGCGCTACATCATAGATTGTTATGTTCATCTCTTCGCACACTCCTTCTATTTATGTTATCTATTTTTATGTATCGGTTCACTTGAATGAAAAAAAGACATCAACTCTATTTGCAGATGCCAACAATCGTCCCGAGTTCTTCCTTTTACTAATGATACGA
This Bacillus mycoides DNA region includes the following protein-coding sequences:
- a CDS encoding DUF3917 domain-containing protein; this encodes MIVLWIITLCMTAIFAYMTLKQNGLKRFVPGSILAGIALITYVVSIFTESISIDLSTSLMFIGITLFAGSIMVLMVAGIIAFIHMNSETL
- the ccpA gene encoding catabolite control protein A, yielding MNITIYDVAREANVSMATVSRVVNGNPNVKPTTRKKVLEAIDLLGYRPNAVARGLASKKTTTVGVIIPDISNTFYAELARGIEDIATMYKYNIILSNSDQNKEKEFHLLNTMLGKQVDGIVFMGEDITDIHVEEFKKSPVPIVLAASFDEQNETSSVNIDYTQAAYDAMKHFIEQGHKRIGFVSGPFIDKAGSAKKLQGYKKALEEAGISYDENLIIDGDYTYDSGIEAFERLWSIDEKPTAIFVSSDEMALGVIHAAQDAGLNVPTDIEVLGFDNTRLALMVRPQLSTVVQPMYDIGAVAMRLLTKYMNKEKVEDHSVILPHRIQFRDSTK
- a CDS encoding DUF4288 domain-containing protein produces the protein MYAVKLLFESVHSGEPNPSKIDEHYEENHDTLFEESIILVKANTLEEAHELGEKIALQSEDTYDNMYDVQVTWQFRKVLHVFELNDTSFETGTELYARFLHVKKNETVDTVVKQYYPEY
- a CDS encoding Gfo/Idh/MocA family protein, whose amino-acid sequence is MNKPRIGMIGLGSIAQKAYLPTLTKETDWNFVGAFTPNAEKRKQICQQYRIQDFHSIETLASECDAIFVHSSTATHYEIVSELLKKGIDVYVDKPLAATTEQAEKLVEMSEKYNRKLMVGFNRRFVPMYVAAKEQANDISWIRIEKHRTNKVGPYTYDFTMLDDYLHIVDTARWLANDDLSVVHNMVQTNEKNELLYGHHTYTTANGLLLSTAMHRHAGTNLEQIELVTTGKIIRVKNMNTFEVEQENSVSQIGSPSWDTTLKQRGFEDAVHHFIECLHGDTRPLVDGLEGLKTQQILQSLLDDVSKN
- a CDS encoding ankyrin repeat domain-containing protein, whose product is MFKKTFSMICCVIFLQGCSQEQVVKKEMTNMETALLAATEKNETNTVISLLKKGADINITDNKGRTSLMIATYKNDVKTAKVLIDAGADVNIQDDMKNNPFLYAGAEGYLDILKLTIDAGADPALTNRYGGTALIPASEHGYIDVIKELLTRTNIDVNHINNLGWTALMEAIVLSNGDEAQQQVIRLLIEHGADVNIPDNDGVTPLQHARAHNFEEIEKILLKGRK
- the mscL gene encoding large conductance mechanosensitive channel protein MscL, producing MWNEFKKFALKGNVIDLAVGVVIGAAFGKIVSSLVKDIITPLIGLLMGGINFTGLKFTVGEASVKYGNFIQTIFDFLIVAFAIFIFVKVFNKMTLKREEEKKEELPEPTKEEEILSEIRDLLKQQNSSKDRA